One Bufo gargarizans isolate SCDJY-AF-19 chromosome 3, ASM1485885v1, whole genome shotgun sequence DNA segment encodes these proteins:
- the LOC122932447 gene encoding myeloperoxidase-like, with the protein MSSLHTGVWLLLAWGLIHTASSSYYDGIEEVNNDFIEGCAKEAKHLVDTAYKNTRQILKERLKKKIVEARDLMAYFKQPVAGSRNAIRAADYMGTTLELLRGKVKYFYDRPFNITDLLTKKQIDTISQISGCTTQNLPKACQNSQYRTITGECNNRRNLYLGASNTGFTRLLPAQYEDGVSLPRGWTENRMINGFRLPLARQVSNEIVRFPVENITLDSGRALIFMQWGQWTDHDLDLSPETPARSTFLEGIDCDTSCAREPPCFPLKIPPNDPRFTNRSDCIPCFRSSPVCTPGSPIREQINILTSFLDGSQVYGSDLPLSFALRNNTNQFGLMAINQNFTDNGLAYLPFETVEEDFCVLTNRSGIPCFLGGDPRVSEQPGLTAFHTLWVREHNRIATELRRMNPRWSGETLYQEARKIVGAILQKITYKDWLPLLLGSEIQKVLPRYRGYNESVDPRVANVFTIGFRMGHTLIQPIIYRLDKGYRPYVPEPQTLLRLTFFNSWRVVSHGGVDTLLRGLMANRAKLNRQNQLVVDEIREHLFGQLKRTGLDLPALNLQRGREHGIPGYNAWRRFCGFSAPRNVNELAAVLNNRELAQKFINLYGTPENIDIWVGGVAEPLVRNGRIGQLLACLIGNQFRRARDGDRFYYENPGVFTSSQRNAIEAGTFARVICDNTGITEVPRNVFLGNQYPRDFVRCQNIPILDLRPWRAT; encoded by the exons ATGTCTTCTCTGCACACTGGCGTTTGGTTGCTGCTGGCGTGGGGACTGATACACACAGCTTCATCCTCTTACTATG ATGGAATTGAGGAAGTGAATAATGACTTTATTGAAGGTTGTGCAAAGGAAGCCAAACACCTGGTAGATACGGCCTATAAAAACACCCGCCAAAT CTTGAAAGAACGCTTAAAGAAGAAGATAGTTGAGGCTCGCGACCTCATGGCTTACTTCAAGCAGCCCGTTGCAGGAAGCAGAAACGCCATACGAGCTGCCGATTACATGGGCACTACTCTGGAGCTTCTGAGAGGAAAAGTCAAATACTTTTATGACCGTCCTTTCAATATTACAG ATCTACTAACAAAGAAACAGATTGACACTATATCTCAGATATCAGGCTGCACAACACAAAACCTCCCAAAAGCTTGCCAGAACAGTCAATATCGCACCATTACTGGAGAGTGTAATAACAG GAGAAATCTCTATCTTGGTGCTTCCAACACTGGGTTTACGCGTTTGCTGCCTGCGCAATATGAAGATGGTGTGTCTCTTCCTCGTGGCTGGACTGAAAATCGTATGATTAATGGATTCCGTCTCCCtttg GCACGTCAAGTATCCAATGAAATCGTAAGATTCCCAGTTGAAAATATCACCCTGGACAGTGGCCGAGCACTTATCTTCATGCAATGGGGACAATGGACAGATCATGACCTTGATCTCTCGCCTGAGACTCCTGCAAGGTCAACTTTCCTTGAAGGTATTGATTGTGATACCAGCTGTGCAAGAGAGCCCCCCTGCTTTCCACTCAAG ATTCCACCAAATGATCCTCGGTTTACAAATCGCAGTGACTGTATCCCATGCTTCCGCTcctctcctgtgtgcaccccgggATCTCCAATCCGTGAACAGATAAACATTCTCACCTCTTTCCTCGATGGGAGTCAAGTGTATGGCAGTGATCTGCCACTGTCTTTTGCACTACGtaataacacaaatcagtttgGACTTATGGCCATTAATCAGAACTTCACGGATAATGGGCTTGCATATCTTCCATTTGAAACTGTAGAAGAAGACTTCTGCGTCCTGACGAACAGATCTGGAATCCCTTGTTTCTTGGGAG GAGACCCCCGTGTCAGTGAGCAACCTGGTCTCACTGCCTTTCACACACTCTGGGTACGTGAACATAACCGCATAGCTACAGAACTACGGAGGATGAATCCGCGTTGGTCTGGTGAGACCTTGTATCAAGAAGCTAGGAAGATCGTAGGGGCAATCTTGCAG AAAATCACGTACAAAGATTGGCTGCCTTTACTGTTGGGATCAGAGATACAAAAAGTTCTCCCTAGATACAGAGGTTACAATGAGTCTGTAGATCCAAGGGTGGCTAATGTATTCACTATCGGGTTCCGCATGGGCCATACTCTCATACAGCCAATCATATATCGTCTTGATAAAGGCTATCGTCCCTATGTTCCAGAGCCACAGACCCTCCTACGCTTGACTTTCTTCAATAGCTGGAGAGTGGTCAGCCACG GTGGAGTTGATACTCTTCTCCGTGGACTGATGGCAAATCGAGCAAAACTTAATCGGCAAAACCAACTGGTCGTGGACGAGATAAGGGAGCATCTCTTTGGGCAATTGAAACGTACTGGGCTTGATTTACCAGCCCTAAATTTGCAAAGGGGCCGTGAGCATGGTATACCAG gatACAATGCCTGGAGAAGGttttgtggattttctgcaccAAGGAATGTGAATGAGTTAGCTGCTGTGCTGAATAACAGGGAGCTGGCCCAAAAGTTCATAAATCTGTATGGCACACCTGAAAATATCGACATTTGGGTTGGCGGGGTTGCTGAACCTTTAGTTCGTAATGGCAGAATTGGGCAGTTGCTTGCATGTCTGATTGGCAACCAGTTCCGTAGAGCTCGAGATGGAGACCG GTTTTATTATGAGAACCCAGGGGTGTTCACCTCCTCTCAGAGGAATGCGATCGAGGCAGGGACATTTGCACGTGTCATCTGTGACAACACTGGGATTACTGAGGTTCCTCGAAATGTCTTTTTGGGCAATCAATATCCTCGTGATTTTGTAAGATGTCAGAATATTCCAATCCTGGACCTCAGACCATGGAGAGCAACCTAA